A stretch of Sesamum indicum cultivar Zhongzhi No. 13 unplaced genomic scaffold, S_indicum_v1.0 scaffold00110, whole genome shotgun sequence DNA encodes these proteins:
- the LOC105178950 gene encoding xyloglucan endotransglucosylase/hydrolase protein 22-like encodes MQLSSLGPKHDEIDFEFLGNLSGDPYILQTNLFTQGGGGREQQIYLWFDPTADFHTYSILWNPQRIIFSVDGTPIREYKNLESIGVPYPKKQPMRVYSSLWNGATRGGRVKIDWSQAPFTASYRNFKADACIWSAGSSSCTAKHPIPASTSNSSNAWLDRELDTSSQERLKWVKKNYMVYNYCNDTKRFIHGLPAECTTTVS; translated from the exons ATGCAGTTGTCTTCACTAGGGCCGAAGCATGATGAGATCGATTTCGAGTTCTTGGGGAACCTGAGTGGTGACCCTTATATTCTACAGACAAATCTGTTCACCCAGGGAGGAGGCGGCAGGGAACAGCAGATTTACCTCTGGTTCGATCCGACTGCTGATTTCCACACCTATTCAATCCTCTGGAATCCCCAGAGAATCAT ATTCTCAGTAGATGGGACGCCCATCAGAGAGTACAAGAATTTAGAGTCCATAGGAGTTCCTTACCCGAAAAAGCAGCCGATGAGGGTATACTCCAGCCTGTGGAATGGGGCAACAAGAGGTGGCCGTGTGAAGATAGATTGGAGTCAGGCTCCATTCACAGCCTCCTACAGAAATTTCAAGGCCGACGCCTGCATTTGGTCCGCCGGCTCCTCGTCCTGCACTGCTAAGCACCCTATCCCTGCTTCAACTTCAAACAGCAGCAATGCATGGCTAGACAGAGAACTGGATACATCAAGCCAAGAAAGATTGAAGTGGGTCAAGAAGAATTACATGGTATACAATTACTGCAACGACACCAAGCGATTCATACACGGTTTACCAGCAGAATGCACTACCACTGTGTCATGA